The DNA segment ATACGAAAACCaatacgttcagcggaagcaagtATTAAACCATAACTAAATTGTTCAAAAACCAATGTGTAATagtaaacaaataatcacatgaGTCTCTTCAGTCGACCCATGACTACTCCAGCTTcctcagacagcaagttcctcaATCCAGAATACCTAACGACCTgggagcatgcaacaagtgtatcagacaaagctggcgagttcacagtttatgtAAACGTTGGTTGCCAAATGATTATTCAGTTCATTAACAAAAGCAAGTaatattgataatatctcgatactgaacaagacggctcctgatgtatgttttgccctttccccagtgctcctatcaaagcactgggcccgactgggtaattagttcacaaccgtcctccccggtacggcgtgagggtgccaaacctaagtagcgctatcgactaataccccgttacctccccggtaacaaaagatgggacttaagaatgataggatgagaatattatccaatatataccagtttttacccaaaagacttatccctccccgggatacccactgactgtcccaaccaccgggacgcatgctcaagagtagtgaactcagctttggtttgctcggtagaattagtTATGTGTATACAGTTGTTCAACCAAAGCCTATGATGTTTACCAAAGACAGTCAGTTCTTATATGCTCATTCATTACACATTATCCGTGCATATTACACAAGTGGCATATAAACAAACATTCACCGTATTACAATTTATACAAAACAACGTATAGTACAATCCATAACATCATGTAGTATATGTTCAGTTATAACCATGATTTCATCACTACTCGTGTTTCACATGCACTGGTTAGCTGGCTCAactttcctgaaagtatgatatctttGTAGGAAGATTTtctgaaagtatgatatctttGTAGGAAGATTTTctgaaaaacaggtgaagtgactatgagtttatatactgaaatttgtaattgtcaaaacgtgtacatttaatataaatatattaatgtatatttaaaaaacagcagtcttttaatgcaaaaaccttttcaaaccccaaGTCTTATGGAaaaactgtaaaattaaataccaagaaatCCAATGGACAAAATATCGAAattcaaagaacaaaagcagattgtcacaattacaattaacctcttcatttaccatgtagacgcgtttttaaacgctataaaagaccgatgattacttttgattcaaaacatcaacaaactgtcctacaaatcactttctgtcaaaaattgttccaaatcagaaaaccaacaaaaaatctacatggcaaacttcagcttctaccactggtcagacaccagcgatgttaaaacacaattctcgatgtggtcactcaaagaacaaagaacagacCAAGAATtaaacaggaaagtcgacataatcaatgacactaattacaacaaaacctggaacagcatatcattgctcgatgaagtcctccactctcctccatcagagttccagaagaatgcagaagagtttctgacacaacttctagaacaggatcagaaaatctgcaacatgctaactgacctgaaattcaaaagagagaatgaaatcacatggagaaaggctaGAGTCTACGAAATGTTAGCAAGTGTTAACCCTAGCGTGTAATACTTTaaaaatatttcattaaatttgtatttttctatgtagtagttcattttaataatataaacatgcatcttaacatattctaaaatgTCAGTGTAAATAAAAACTCTGAACATCATTAACAGTTAATCAAAGAAGGTAACACATGCAAcctttcacgatgttgcaacaattataCTGCAACttcgatattgaaaggttgatgtgtgatggaaaacttcattgaaacgacgatgttggaacaatgatactggaacgataacatgtaaacagcatcatcaaacattcaaacaaagaagtgtaatcggagaatagcggctgaatcacgagaaagatgcatttaagagagagagagagagagagagagacgctCGCAGATATCagcgagagagatttgaatgtggagctAGAATTTTGAACTGGGAACAGATGTTAGATGGCAGAATTTTGAACTATGAACAGATGTTTGAATTGGGAACAGAATTTTGAACTGGATTTGAGGCAGTGGTTTGATGGCAGGCCTTTGAAATATGAatgtgggccaactttgaattttaaagtctttaaatattaggctttatgatgtaataatgacataagaaaagccttgttggacatgctctcaagctgacacatcagcttttcttttgTCACTTGGACATGCTCTCAAGAAAAGATCATTTAGGCGTCTAGTTAACCTCATCATAGAAGACTCAGGCTTCAATTTAGACTCGAGCCCAAGTTCGAACCCATTTATGATTGACGCAATTCAAACTTTCAACGAATCGATCTTTAGTTCACACTGGATTAGCCATGACTGATTTTTAAACCGATTAAACTTGAATAACATATAGGAGCATTCGTAACAGCACAGAGAGAAGAAAACTACTGTAGGTTTCTTTTCATGCGGCACCGAAACCCGATTGATGATTGTTGGCGATGCGACAAAAACTGGCAACGCCACCGCAAGCGACTGGCAGAATGTGCAATCGGTTTTGGACGGAGCTCAATTGGTGGCCGTGACGGTAGGTACTATGTTGTAACCAACCCCAACGATGACGACCCGGAACCCTAAGACAGGCGGTCATCCAAGACAAACCTTTATGGATTGTCTTTAAAAGAGACATGGTCATTACTAATTACTATTACTAATACTCTTGATCATGAACAGTTTCAAAACAATTGATGCTCGCGGAGTTAACGTTCATATCGCAAACGGGGCTTGCATCACGATCCAATACGTTACAAACATTATCATACATGGGTTGCGTATTCACAACTGCAAGCGGACTGGTAATGCCATGGTTAGAAGCTCGCCTTTGCACTTTAGTTGGAGAACCATGGCTGATGGTGATGGTATTTCAATCTTCGGAGCTATTACCATTTCGAATAACTTATTCACCCATCATAATGAGGTATTAAATTTAACCAATTCTACCTGTTGCATGAACTGGAAATCAAAATCACATAATGACTTCTGTTTGGGTTCATAGGTGATGTTATTGGGTCATAGCGATTCGTACAAGCGAGACAAGGTTATGCAAGTGACGGTTGCTTACAACCATTTCGGAGAGGGTCTTGTTCAGCGAATGCCAAGGTACGTAACAAATTACCCGTTATGATCCGAAACCAAACTGACCGACCTTGACCGGATCCGCTCATGTTGCTATCTTGTTTGTATAATTGTATATGCAGGTGTAGGCATGGGTATTTCCATGTAAATAACGACTACACGCACTGGGACATGCACGCTATTGGTGGCAGTGCAAACCCCACTATTAACAGCGAAGGCAACGGATACGTTGCACCATCTAACCCGAACGCAAAAGAGGATTCATATACAAACCCGGAATCTTTTCTCTGATTAGCTTCACAATATCTAACCAGTCAACCGTTATGCGTTTGGTAGGTGACAAAGAGGGTGATAACAACCGGGAAATGGAAGCATTAGAATTGGAGATCCGAAGGAGACCTGATGTAAAACGGTGCATACTTCACACCAACGGGTGCAGGCGCAGGAGCCAGCTATGCAAAGGCTTCGAGCCTAAGTGCACAACTGTCTTCAGTAGTGCCCACTCTTACCTCCGGTGCTGGTGCACTTCCTTGCCGCCGAGGAAGACGGTGTTAAATTGATTATTTTGAAACGAAACACGAAAGGAAATAATCATTAGTTTTTATACAATTGTTGGTCCCATTGCTAAAAGTTCAACCTCGGTGTTGCTGAGCAAGGCCGGAAGCGTTGTTCTCACTTAAAATCGTATTCGTTACGATAAAGCCTATCACGAGTCTGTACACTTATGTAGTTTACATGTAATTCTCTTGATAGACAGCAGGTAATCAGCATTTAAGATTGTTTAGCCAATAATTATTTCATTAAAGTGATTGATTATTTGATATGAAATTAAGCACGCCATAGTGTTTGTACGTGTTAATGTTGTTTGACAAATTCTGATTATGTAAGGACTTGCGTCTAAAATAAACCTTAAATAATCAGAATAGGGTGCTTttcgggttggcgggttcaacccgacccgaacccgaaaagcTTAGACAGACTCGAACACGGTCCGAACCCGAACACGACTGAAACAAATACAGATTATCACAAACTATGTCAAGTTTAAAGATAAAAACCATTTTAATCCAATTTATCATTTTCCAAACAAATAGAAATCGGTACAAATATAtgaagtaaaaaggggaaaattcAAAAGGGTGTATCAATCCCGCTTCTTGTTTCAGTAGGGCTATACAAAGCTGACCTGTTACGCGGTCTATTTTCTTCCAACTGCTTCACAACCTCATCCATCGAAGGTCTAACCGATGCAACCGGTGCACAACACCCCATTGCAAGTTTCAATGCTTGCACCACACCTTCTTCCATTGGACTCCTGATCCCCTTCAACAACTCCACATCAAAAACCTCCATGGTCGTTTCCTCTAAAACAGCTGCTTTTACCACTGAAGGCAAGTCGACATAATCGCCCCTACCCTCATTCTTCCCAGGTTTCTTTCCTAACAAAATCTCCAACAACAAGATCCCAAAAGCGTACACGTCGGTTCTTGAATTGCAGTTCTTCATCTTATGGAGATCTGGAGCCTTGTAGCCGTCAACTTTTGCGAGTGAAACTATTTCATCAGCTACTGATGGGATCATTAGTTTGTAGAGTCCGAAGTCAGTGAGGCGAGCCACAAAAAAGTCGTCCACTAGCACGTTTCTTGACCGTATGTTGCCATGAGTAATGGGTGGTTCGATGCCTGTGTGCAGATGTGCAAGTCCCTTGGCTATAGCCAATGCAATCTTGTGTCGCTTTGCCCAATTCAAGACGGGTTTCCCAGGCCTTGGTTCTGTAGACGATTATAACGGATCAATCAACTAAACTGGTATACGGACAGTTTATATACAGTTATAAATACTAGGGGTGTCAATTTCTGACATGACCCAAAACATGAACATGACATGAAAATAGTTAGGTTTTGGGGTTGGCTAATATAACTGGGTTAACTCAAACACGGCTCATTCAATAAAAGGGTTAAACCTTTGCACGTTTAAGTTTAAGGGTTTTTAAGAAAAATCCTAATTAGATTTTATACCAGATTATTTAATTAATGGTGACATTTAATATAAAAAGGACACCGACTACAAAAAAAATCATTTGCGCTGAAGTCCTTAGTTGTTACCAAGTCACAAGGTACTATTTATACACGCAAATGAACAATGGTTGGCCCAAAACACAACACGATTTTAAGTGTGTCTGGGTTCGGGCTCGATGTTTTTGACacacatataatatatatatacgaGCCATGTTGTTGTTCAACCGATCAACCACCTTCAACATGGCGGACACCCTAATAAACATCCAATAAAAaaagaaatagaaatagaaataccAATGTGCATACCATGTAAAAGTTCATGGAGAGTTTTATTCGGGAGATAATCATAAATAAGAAGCTTTTCCCCTCTTTTCCCTTGATAAAAAGCCCTCAACGGAATCAAATTATCATGCCTAACTCTCCCCAATTGTTTGATCACCATCATACACGAACCCAAATCGCTACAACTCCCTTCCCTTATCAACCTCAAAGCAATCGTCCCTCCATCCGAAAGCTTCGCTTTGTACACCGTCCCATAGCTCGTTTTCTCCATAACCTGACCCGTCGCATTCAACACATCCTCCGACGTCAAATGCTCACCTCCTTGAAACAAAACCAACTTCccttcaccaccaccatcgtcaccATCTTCTCCGTCTTCAAACTCCTCATACC comes from the Helianthus annuus cultivar XRQ/B chromosome 4, HanXRQr2.0-SUNRISE, whole genome shotgun sequence genome and includes:
- the LOC110899066 gene encoding putative kinase-like protein TMKL1, with the translated sequence MAVLPWLLLTFTFFLTTTTTTTHSTSTPSDDVVLLLTKIKPSLQGPTQNRILSSWNTSVPLCQWQGLKWVFTNGTQLICTPISSPNWSDLSLSKNPALHLLSLQLPSANLSGNLPPELGDLSNLQSLYLSFNSIMGSIPLELGYSSSLQDIDFSYNLLNGSVPVSVWNLCDNNKLVSFRVHGNLLSGSIPKPGLPNASCGNLTVLDFGRNLFTGAVPDFITGFTGLKEFDVSDNKLFGLVPEGLSRLGLEKLNLSHNNFSGVLPDFGGSRFGVDVFEGNDDSLCGPPLKRCEGRRSGLRAGVVAGVVISMMTGVVVVASLLIGYFQGKKKNEFEEGYEEFEDGEDGDDGGGEGKLVLFQGGEHLTSEDVLNATGQVMEKTSYGTVYKAKLSDGGTIALRLIREGSCSDLGSCMMVIKQLGRVRHDNLIPLRAFYQGKRGEKLLIYDYLPNKTLHELLHEPRPGKPVLNWAKRHKIALAIAKGLAHLHTGIEPPITHGNIRSRNVLVDDFFVARLTDFGLYKLMIPSVADEIVSLAKVDGYKAPDLHKMKNCNSRTDVYAFGILLLEILLGKKPGKNEGRGDYVDLPSVVKAAVLEETTMEVFDVELLKGIRSPMEEGVVQALKLAMGCCAPVASVRPSMDEVVKQLEENRPRNRSALYSPTETRSGIDTPF